One stretch of Arachis hypogaea cultivar Tifrunner chromosome 20, arahy.Tifrunner.gnm2.J5K5, whole genome shotgun sequence DNA includes these proteins:
- the LOC112784368 gene encoding dirigent protein 16-like yields the protein MLQLGPDGLGLGFGTITVIDDVLTVQPELGSQIVGKAQGVYVASSADGSRQMMAFTALFEGGEYGDSLNLYGLFKIGSAMSKLSVISGTGKFKNAKGFAEVRSLIPPGQIATNGAETLLRITVHLKY from the exons ATG TTACAGTTAGGACCTGATGGGTTGGGACTTGGTTTCGGCACAATAACTGTGATCGATGACGTTTTGACGGTGCAACCAGAGTTGGGATCGCAGATAGTTGGGAAGGCTCAGGGGGTTTATGTTGCAAGTTCAGCAGATGGGAGCCGGCAAATGATGGCATTCACAGCACTGTTTGAAGGAGGGGAGTACGGTGACAGCTTAAACTTGTACGGACTGTTCAAGATTGGGAGCGCCATGTCGAAGTTATCGGTGATCAGTGGGACTGGGAAGTTCAAGAATGCTAAGGGCTTTGCGGAGGTTAGGAGTCTCATACCACCAGGGCAGATTGCCACTAATGGTGCTGAGACATTGCTGAGGATCACTGTCCATTTGAAATACTAA